The following coding sequences are from one Pongo abelii isolate AG06213 chromosome 3, NHGRI_mPonAbe1-v2.0_pri, whole genome shotgun sequence window:
- the SPATA18 gene encoding mitochondria-eating protein isoform X6, protein MSDYKKQLQNLKEEIAVLSAEKRALQGRSSRSRSPSPAPPSRSRSCSRSRSASPSTAVKVRSPSPNRSKLSNVARKAALLSRFSDSYSQARLDAQCLLRRCIDKAETVQRIIYIATVEAFHVAKMAFRHFKIRVRKSLTPSYVGSNDFENAVSDYVICHLDLYNSQSSVNDVIRAMNVNPKISFPPVVDFCLLNDFIQEICCIAFAMQALEPPLDIAYGADGEVFNDCKYRRSYDSDFTAPLVLYHVWPALMENDCVIMKGEAVTRRGAFWNSVRSLSRCRSRSLSPICPRSQIGLNTMSRSRSPSPIRCGLPRF, encoded by the exons ATGTCCGACTATAAGAAACAGCTCCAAAACCTGAAGGAGGAGATAGCTGTTCTGTCTGCTGAGAAACGTGCACTCCAAGGAAG GTCCTCCAGGAGCCGgtctcccagccctgcccctcccagCCGCAGCCGTAGCTGCAGCCGCAGCAGATCTGCCAGCCCCTCCACCGCTGTCAAGGTCAGGAGCCCGTCCCCAAACCGCTCCAAGCTGTCCAATGTGGCGCGCAAGGCTGCCCTCTTGTCCCGGTTCAGCGATTCCTATTCCCAGGCCCGCCTGGACGCGCAGTGCCTGCTGCGGCGCTGCATCGACAAGGCTGAGACCGTTCAGCGGATCATCTACATCGCCACAGTG GAGGCATTCCATGTAGCAAAAATGGCATTCAGACACTTCAAGATCCGTGTGAGAAAATCGTTGACACCATCTTACGTGGGGTCGAATGACTTTGAGAATGCTGTCTCAGATTATGTCATTTGTCATCTTGATCTGTATAATTCTCAAAGCAGTGTCAAT GATGTGATCCGAGCCATGAATGTCAATCCCAAGATTTCATTCCCTCCTGTCGTTGACTTTTGCCTTCTCAATGACTTCATCCAGGAGATATGTTGCATTGCCTTTGCAATGCAGGCCTTAGAACCACCCCTAGATATTGCATATGGGGCAGATGGAGAAGTTTTTAATGATTGCAA ATACCGCCGCAGCTACGACTCGGATTTCACTGCTCCCTTAGTCCTCTATCACGTGTGGCCTGCTCTCATGGAGAATGACTGTGTCATTATGAAGGGAGAAGCTGTCACCAGGAGAGGGGCTTTT tgGAATTCGGTGCGATCTCTAAGTCGATGTCGAAGCAGGAGTTTAAGTCCCATTTGCCCCCGTAGCCAAATTGGTTTAAACACG
- the SPATA18 gene encoding mitochondria-eating protein isoform X1: MAENLKRLVSNEALRTLQEKLDFWLKEYNTNTCDQNLNHCLELIEQVAKVQGQLFGILTTAAQEGGRNDGVETIKSRLLPWLEASFTAASLGKSVDSKVPPLQDTFDRERHKDPSPRDRDVQQLDSNLNSTRSQLNQVQDDLAETETNLEESKNRSAISLLAAEEEISQLKKQLKSLQAQEDARHRNTDQRSSENRRSEPQSLEEWRLEQWNSLKRNADQRDTEAMSDYKKQLQNLKEEIAVLSAEKRALQGRSSRSRSPSPAPPSRSRSCSRSRSASPSTAVKVRSPSPNRSKLSNVARKAALLSRFSDSYSQARLDAQCLLRRCIDKAETVQRIIYIATVEAFHVAKMAFRHFKIRVRKSLTPSYVGSNDFENAVSDYVICHLDLYNSQSSVNDVIRAMNVNPKISFPPVVDFCLLNDFIQEICCIAFAMQALEPPLDIAYGADGEVFNDCKYRRSYDSDFTAPLVLYHVWPALMENDCVIMKGEAVTRRGAFWNSVRSLSRCRSRSLSPICPRSQIGLNTMSRSRSPSPIRCGLPRF; this comes from the exons ATGGCGGAAAACCTGAAAAGACTGGTCTCAAACGAAGCTTTACGAACGTTGCAGGAAAAGCTAGACTTCTGGCTGAAGGAGTACAAC ACAAACACGTGTGATCAAAATCTAAACCATTGCCTTGAACTCATTGAGCAAGTTGCCAAGGTGCAGGGACAACTCTTTGGGATCCTCACAACAGCAGCCCAAGAAG GAGGACGTAATGATGGTGTGGAAACAATCAAGTCACGCCTTTTGCCTTGGCTGGAGGCTTCCTTTACTGCTGCTTCCCTGGGAAAATCTGTTGACAGCAAGGTCCCCCCTCTGCAG GACACATTTGATAGGGAGAGACATAAAGATCCCAGTCCTCGGGATCGGGATGTGCAACAGTTAGACTCTAATTTGAACTCAACCCGGAGTCAACTCAACCAGGTTCAAGACGA TCTGGCTGAAACTGAAACGAATCTTGAAGAAAGCAAGAACAGATCGGCCATATCCCTTTTGGCTGCAGAGGAGGAAATAAGTCAGCTAAAaaagca GCTTAAATCTCTTCAAGCTCAGGAGGATGCCCGCCACAGAAACACAGATCAGAGGAGCTCAGAGAATAGGCGGTCAGAGCCTCAGAGCTTGGAGGAGTGGAGGTTGGAGCAGTGGAACTCACTCAAGCGGAATGCAGACCAGCGGGACACAGAAGCCATGTCCGACTATAAGAAACAGCTCCAAAACCTGAAGGAGGAGATAGCTGTTCTGTCTGCTGAGAAACGTGCACTCCAAGGAAG GTCCTCCAGGAGCCGgtctcccagccctgcccctcccagCCGCAGCCGTAGCTGCAGCCGCAGCAGATCTGCCAGCCCCTCCACCGCTGTCAAGGTCAGGAGCCCGTCCCCAAACCGCTCCAAGCTGTCCAATGTGGCGCGCAAGGCTGCCCTCTTGTCCCGGTTCAGCGATTCCTATTCCCAGGCCCGCCTGGACGCGCAGTGCCTGCTGCGGCGCTGCATCGACAAGGCTGAGACCGTTCAGCGGATCATCTACATCGCCACAGTG GAGGCATTCCATGTAGCAAAAATGGCATTCAGACACTTCAAGATCCGTGTGAGAAAATCGTTGACACCATCTTACGTGGGGTCGAATGACTTTGAGAATGCTGTCTCAGATTATGTCATTTGTCATCTTGATCTGTATAATTCTCAAAGCAGTGTCAAT GATGTGATCCGAGCCATGAATGTCAATCCCAAGATTTCATTCCCTCCTGTCGTTGACTTTTGCCTTCTCAATGACTTCATCCAGGAGATATGTTGCATTGCCTTTGCAATGCAGGCCTTAGAACCACCCCTAGATATTGCATATGGGGCAGATGGAGAAGTTTTTAATGATTGCAA ATACCGCCGCAGCTACGACTCGGATTTCACTGCTCCCTTAGTCCTCTATCACGTGTGGCCTGCTCTCATGGAGAATGACTGTGTCATTATGAAGGGAGAAGCTGTCACCAGGAGAGGGGCTTTT tgGAATTCGGTGCGATCTCTAAGTCGATGTCGAAGCAGGAGTTTAAGTCCCATTTGCCCCCGTAGCCAAATTGGTTTAAACACG
- the SPATA18 gene encoding mitochondria-eating protein isoform X2, giving the protein MAENLKRLVSNEALRTLQEKLDFWLKEYNTNTCDQNLNHCLELIEQVAKVQGQLFGILTTAAQEGGRNDGVETIKSRLLPWLEASFTAASLGKSVDSKVPPLQDTFDRERHKDPSPRDRDVQQLDSNLNSTRSQLNQVQDELKSLQAQEDARHRNTDQRSSENRRSEPQSLEEWRLEQWNSLKRNADQRDTEAMSDYKKQLQNLKEEIAVLSAEKRALQGRSSRSRSPSPAPPSRSRSCSRSRSASPSTAVKVRSPSPNRSKLSNVARKAALLSRFSDSYSQARLDAQCLLRRCIDKAETVQRIIYIATVEAFHVAKMAFRHFKIRVRKSLTPSYVGSNDFENAVSDYVICHLDLYNSQSSVNDVIRAMNVNPKISFPPVVDFCLLNDFIQEICCIAFAMQALEPPLDIAYGADGEVFNDCKYRRSYDSDFTAPLVLYHVWPALMENDCVIMKGEAVTRRGAFWNSVRSLSRCRSRSLSPICPRSQIGLNTMSRSRSPSPIRCGLPRF; this is encoded by the exons ATGGCGGAAAACCTGAAAAGACTGGTCTCAAACGAAGCTTTACGAACGTTGCAGGAAAAGCTAGACTTCTGGCTGAAGGAGTACAAC ACAAACACGTGTGATCAAAATCTAAACCATTGCCTTGAACTCATTGAGCAAGTTGCCAAGGTGCAGGGACAACTCTTTGGGATCCTCACAACAGCAGCCCAAGAAG GAGGACGTAATGATGGTGTGGAAACAATCAAGTCACGCCTTTTGCCTTGGCTGGAGGCTTCCTTTACTGCTGCTTCCCTGGGAAAATCTGTTGACAGCAAGGTCCCCCCTCTGCAG GACACATTTGATAGGGAGAGACATAAAGATCCCAGTCCTCGGGATCGGGATGTGCAACAGTTAGACTCTAATTTGAACTCAACCCGGAGTCAACTCAACCAGGTTCAAGACGA GCTTAAATCTCTTCAAGCTCAGGAGGATGCCCGCCACAGAAACACAGATCAGAGGAGCTCAGAGAATAGGCGGTCAGAGCCTCAGAGCTTGGAGGAGTGGAGGTTGGAGCAGTGGAACTCACTCAAGCGGAATGCAGACCAGCGGGACACAGAAGCCATGTCCGACTATAAGAAACAGCTCCAAAACCTGAAGGAGGAGATAGCTGTTCTGTCTGCTGAGAAACGTGCACTCCAAGGAAG GTCCTCCAGGAGCCGgtctcccagccctgcccctcccagCCGCAGCCGTAGCTGCAGCCGCAGCAGATCTGCCAGCCCCTCCACCGCTGTCAAGGTCAGGAGCCCGTCCCCAAACCGCTCCAAGCTGTCCAATGTGGCGCGCAAGGCTGCCCTCTTGTCCCGGTTCAGCGATTCCTATTCCCAGGCCCGCCTGGACGCGCAGTGCCTGCTGCGGCGCTGCATCGACAAGGCTGAGACCGTTCAGCGGATCATCTACATCGCCACAGTG GAGGCATTCCATGTAGCAAAAATGGCATTCAGACACTTCAAGATCCGTGTGAGAAAATCGTTGACACCATCTTACGTGGGGTCGAATGACTTTGAGAATGCTGTCTCAGATTATGTCATTTGTCATCTTGATCTGTATAATTCTCAAAGCAGTGTCAAT GATGTGATCCGAGCCATGAATGTCAATCCCAAGATTTCATTCCCTCCTGTCGTTGACTTTTGCCTTCTCAATGACTTCATCCAGGAGATATGTTGCATTGCCTTTGCAATGCAGGCCTTAGAACCACCCCTAGATATTGCATATGGGGCAGATGGAGAAGTTTTTAATGATTGCAA ATACCGCCGCAGCTACGACTCGGATTTCACTGCTCCCTTAGTCCTCTATCACGTGTGGCCTGCTCTCATGGAGAATGACTGTGTCATTATGAAGGGAGAAGCTGTCACCAGGAGAGGGGCTTTT tgGAATTCGGTGCGATCTCTAAGTCGATGTCGAAGCAGGAGTTTAAGTCCCATTTGCCCCCGTAGCCAAATTGGTTTAAACACG
- the SPATA18 gene encoding mitochondria-eating protein isoform X4 — protein MMVWKQSSHAFCLGWRLPLLLLPWENLLTARSPLCRLKSLQAQEDARHRNTDQRSSENRRSEPQSLEEWRLEQWNSLKRNADQRDTEAMSDYKKQLQNLKEEIAVLSAEKRALQGRSSRSRSPSPAPPSRSRSCSRSRSASPSTAVKVRSPSPNRSKLSNVARKAALLSRFSDSYSQARLDAQCLLRRCIDKAETVQRIIYIATVEAFHVAKMAFRHFKIRVRKSLTPSYVGSNDFENAVSDYVICHLDLYNSQSSVNDVIRAMNVNPKISFPPVVDFCLLNDFIQEICCIAFAMQALEPPLDIAYGADGEVFNDCKYRRSYDSDFTAPLVLYHVWPALMENDCVIMKGEAVTRRGAFWNSVRSLSRCRSRSLSPICPRSQIGLNTMSRSRSPSPIRCGLPRF, from the exons ATGATGGTGTGGAAACAATCAAGTCACGCCTTTTGCCTTGGCTGGAGGCTTCCTTTACTGCTGCTTCCCTGGGAAAATCTGTTGACAGCAAGGTCCCCCCTCTGCAG GCTTAAATCTCTTCAAGCTCAGGAGGATGCCCGCCACAGAAACACAGATCAGAGGAGCTCAGAGAATAGGCGGTCAGAGCCTCAGAGCTTGGAGGAGTGGAGGTTGGAGCAGTGGAACTCACTCAAGCGGAATGCAGACCAGCGGGACACAGAAGCCATGTCCGACTATAAGAAACAGCTCCAAAACCTGAAGGAGGAGATAGCTGTTCTGTCTGCTGAGAAACGTGCACTCCAAGGAAG GTCCTCCAGGAGCCGgtctcccagccctgcccctcccagCCGCAGCCGTAGCTGCAGCCGCAGCAGATCTGCCAGCCCCTCCACCGCTGTCAAGGTCAGGAGCCCGTCCCCAAACCGCTCCAAGCTGTCCAATGTGGCGCGCAAGGCTGCCCTCTTGTCCCGGTTCAGCGATTCCTATTCCCAGGCCCGCCTGGACGCGCAGTGCCTGCTGCGGCGCTGCATCGACAAGGCTGAGACCGTTCAGCGGATCATCTACATCGCCACAGTG GAGGCATTCCATGTAGCAAAAATGGCATTCAGACACTTCAAGATCCGTGTGAGAAAATCGTTGACACCATCTTACGTGGGGTCGAATGACTTTGAGAATGCTGTCTCAGATTATGTCATTTGTCATCTTGATCTGTATAATTCTCAAAGCAGTGTCAAT GATGTGATCCGAGCCATGAATGTCAATCCCAAGATTTCATTCCCTCCTGTCGTTGACTTTTGCCTTCTCAATGACTTCATCCAGGAGATATGTTGCATTGCCTTTGCAATGCAGGCCTTAGAACCACCCCTAGATATTGCATATGGGGCAGATGGAGAAGTTTTTAATGATTGCAA ATACCGCCGCAGCTACGACTCGGATTTCACTGCTCCCTTAGTCCTCTATCACGTGTGGCCTGCTCTCATGGAGAATGACTGTGTCATTATGAAGGGAGAAGCTGTCACCAGGAGAGGGGCTTTT tgGAATTCGGTGCGATCTCTAAGTCGATGTCGAAGCAGGAGTTTAAGTCCCATTTGCCCCCGTAGCCAAATTGGTTTAAACACG
- the SPATA18 gene encoding mitochondria-eating protein isoform X5: MLKSLQAQEDARHRNTDQRSSENRRSEPQSLEEWRLEQWNSLKRNADQRDTEAMSDYKKQLQNLKEEIAVLSAEKRALQGRSSRSRSPSPAPPSRSRSCSRSRSASPSTAVKVRSPSPNRSKLSNVARKAALLSRFSDSYSQARLDAQCLLRRCIDKAETVQRIIYIATVEAFHVAKMAFRHFKIRVRKSLTPSYVGSNDFENAVSDYVICHLDLYNSQSSVNDVIRAMNVNPKISFPPVVDFCLLNDFIQEICCIAFAMQALEPPLDIAYGADGEVFNDCKYRRSYDSDFTAPLVLYHVWPALMENDCVIMKGEAVTRRGAFWNSVRSLSRCRSRSLSPICPRSQIGLNTMSRSRSPSPIRCGLPRF; this comes from the exons AT GCTTAAATCTCTTCAAGCTCAGGAGGATGCCCGCCACAGAAACACAGATCAGAGGAGCTCAGAGAATAGGCGGTCAGAGCCTCAGAGCTTGGAGGAGTGGAGGTTGGAGCAGTGGAACTCACTCAAGCGGAATGCAGACCAGCGGGACACAGAAGCCATGTCCGACTATAAGAAACAGCTCCAAAACCTGAAGGAGGAGATAGCTGTTCTGTCTGCTGAGAAACGTGCACTCCAAGGAAG GTCCTCCAGGAGCCGgtctcccagccctgcccctcccagCCGCAGCCGTAGCTGCAGCCGCAGCAGATCTGCCAGCCCCTCCACCGCTGTCAAGGTCAGGAGCCCGTCCCCAAACCGCTCCAAGCTGTCCAATGTGGCGCGCAAGGCTGCCCTCTTGTCCCGGTTCAGCGATTCCTATTCCCAGGCCCGCCTGGACGCGCAGTGCCTGCTGCGGCGCTGCATCGACAAGGCTGAGACCGTTCAGCGGATCATCTACATCGCCACAGTG GAGGCATTCCATGTAGCAAAAATGGCATTCAGACACTTCAAGATCCGTGTGAGAAAATCGTTGACACCATCTTACGTGGGGTCGAATGACTTTGAGAATGCTGTCTCAGATTATGTCATTTGTCATCTTGATCTGTATAATTCTCAAAGCAGTGTCAAT GATGTGATCCGAGCCATGAATGTCAATCCCAAGATTTCATTCCCTCCTGTCGTTGACTTTTGCCTTCTCAATGACTTCATCCAGGAGATATGTTGCATTGCCTTTGCAATGCAGGCCTTAGAACCACCCCTAGATATTGCATATGGGGCAGATGGAGAAGTTTTTAATGATTGCAA ATACCGCCGCAGCTACGACTCGGATTTCACTGCTCCCTTAGTCCTCTATCACGTGTGGCCTGCTCTCATGGAGAATGACTGTGTCATTATGAAGGGAGAAGCTGTCACCAGGAGAGGGGCTTTT tgGAATTCGGTGCGATCTCTAAGTCGATGTCGAAGCAGGAGTTTAAGTCCCATTTGCCCCCGTAGCCAAATTGGTTTAAACACG
- the SPATA18 gene encoding mitochondria-eating protein isoform X3, whose translation MPGSYLAETETNLEESKNRSAISLLAAEEEISQLKKQLKSLQAQEDARHRNTDQRSSENRRSEPQSLEEWRLEQWNSLKRNADQRDTEAMSDYKKQLQNLKEEIAVLSAEKRALQGRSSRSRSPSPAPPSRSRSCSRSRSASPSTAVKVRSPSPNRSKLSNVARKAALLSRFSDSYSQARLDAQCLLRRCIDKAETVQRIIYIATVEAFHVAKMAFRHFKIRVRKSLTPSYVGSNDFENAVSDYVICHLDLYNSQSSVNDVIRAMNVNPKISFPPVVDFCLLNDFIQEICCIAFAMQALEPPLDIAYGADGEVFNDCKYRRSYDSDFTAPLVLYHVWPALMENDCVIMKGEAVTRRGAFWNSVRSLSRCRSRSLSPICPRSQIGLNTMSRSRSPSPIRCGLPRF comes from the exons ATGCCTGGCTCATA TCTGGCTGAAACTGAAACGAATCTTGAAGAAAGCAAGAACAGATCGGCCATATCCCTTTTGGCTGCAGAGGAGGAAATAAGTCAGCTAAAaaagca GCTTAAATCTCTTCAAGCTCAGGAGGATGCCCGCCACAGAAACACAGATCAGAGGAGCTCAGAGAATAGGCGGTCAGAGCCTCAGAGCTTGGAGGAGTGGAGGTTGGAGCAGTGGAACTCACTCAAGCGGAATGCAGACCAGCGGGACACAGAAGCCATGTCCGACTATAAGAAACAGCTCCAAAACCTGAAGGAGGAGATAGCTGTTCTGTCTGCTGAGAAACGTGCACTCCAAGGAAG GTCCTCCAGGAGCCGgtctcccagccctgcccctcccagCCGCAGCCGTAGCTGCAGCCGCAGCAGATCTGCCAGCCCCTCCACCGCTGTCAAGGTCAGGAGCCCGTCCCCAAACCGCTCCAAGCTGTCCAATGTGGCGCGCAAGGCTGCCCTCTTGTCCCGGTTCAGCGATTCCTATTCCCAGGCCCGCCTGGACGCGCAGTGCCTGCTGCGGCGCTGCATCGACAAGGCTGAGACCGTTCAGCGGATCATCTACATCGCCACAGTG GAGGCATTCCATGTAGCAAAAATGGCATTCAGACACTTCAAGATCCGTGTGAGAAAATCGTTGACACCATCTTACGTGGGGTCGAATGACTTTGAGAATGCTGTCTCAGATTATGTCATTTGTCATCTTGATCTGTATAATTCTCAAAGCAGTGTCAAT GATGTGATCCGAGCCATGAATGTCAATCCCAAGATTTCATTCCCTCCTGTCGTTGACTTTTGCCTTCTCAATGACTTCATCCAGGAGATATGTTGCATTGCCTTTGCAATGCAGGCCTTAGAACCACCCCTAGATATTGCATATGGGGCAGATGGAGAAGTTTTTAATGATTGCAA ATACCGCCGCAGCTACGACTCGGATTTCACTGCTCCCTTAGTCCTCTATCACGTGTGGCCTGCTCTCATGGAGAATGACTGTGTCATTATGAAGGGAGAAGCTGTCACCAGGAGAGGGGCTTTT tgGAATTCGGTGCGATCTCTAAGTCGATGTCGAAGCAGGAGTTTAAGTCCCATTTGCCCCCGTAGCCAAATTGGTTTAAACACG